From candidate division WOR-3 bacterium, a single genomic window includes:
- a CDS encoding tetratricopeptide repeat protein, giving the protein MNSEFKEIEELFNKWEKEGRKSRTFAALADAYRKRKMYDEALAVLEEGLKIHPDYQVAHFIKAKVHLERNELELARESLKRVLEIDENHLVALRLLAETCEKLGREEEALDYYKKLYDLDPLTSEVEDKIKTLEEKLKVQVPQFSEEKVEITEDFLKEEPILSKEKIDEEDLLKEEIPITEEKLTEKFLEEEPILGEEKLLKEEEFLKEETLLGEEKLIEEKEEILKEEVLLSEEKILESEDLLREDITLTEEKPIETEEILKEEIPVIEEKTIANEELLTPPDEPLLDILEEKEVLGTELELPEIPEEAKEILKEIEKETETIEEEELKDFKFVEDILEKKKEEKFISIEDIKKEEKSTEESEFETTELKEKFDVEIFEKKEDILLERTFFEEEKEEIIKEAETFDIKEIFEEKEEKLSGHPSQFLEEIEKEEKIEKKEELIIGAEEEVPLSEIFKEPERPSESIEEIIIEKSEEKGLIELIEEKKEEVKFIEEKKEITEEEKKEEIIGKEQKLEIKEEKVEEAELPEEVSELFEEFEEEKKDIEPEKYEEKPIKEKTDEKETREKNFRSFIEWINLLKKES; this is encoded by the coding sequence ATGAACAGCGAATTTAAAGAAATTGAAGAGTTATTTAATAAATGGGAGAAAGAAGGAAGAAAGTCAAGGACTTTTGCAGCACTTGCTGATGCTTATAGAAAAAGAAAAATGTATGATGAAGCACTTGCTGTGCTTGAAGAAGGATTAAAAATACATCCTGATTATCAGGTAGCACATTTTATAAAAGCAAAGGTTCACCTTGAAAGAAACGAGCTTGAACTTGCAAGGGAAAGTTTAAAAAGAGTTTTAGAAATAGATGAGAATCATCTTGTGGCTTTAAGACTTTTAGCAGAAACCTGTGAAAAATTAGGAAGAGAAGAAGAGGCTTTAGATTATTATAAAAAACTTTATGACCTTGACCCTTTAACTTCAGAGGTTGAAGATAAAATAAAGACTCTTGAAGAGAAATTAAAAGTTCAGGTTCCTCAATTTTCTGAAGAAAAGGTAGAAATAACCGAGGATTTTTTAAAAGAAGAACCTATTTTAAGTAAAGAAAAAATTGACGAAGAAGATCTTTTAAAGGAGGAAATCCCTATAACAGAGGAAAAATTAACTGAGAAATTCTTAGAAGAAGAACCTATTTTAGGTGAAGAAAAATTATTGAAAGAGGAAGAATTTTTAAAGGAAGAAACCCTTTTAGGGGAAGAGAAACTCATCGAAGAGAAAGAAGAAATTTTGAAAGAAGAAGTACTTTTAAGTGAGGAAAAAATTTTAGAAAGTGAAGATTTATTGAGAGAAGATATAACATTGACCGAGGAAAAACCCATAGAGACAGAAGAAATATTAAAAGAAGAAATACCTGTGATTGAAGAAAAAACTATAGCTAATGAAGAACTTTTAACTCCTCCTGATGAACCACTTCTTGATATTCTTGAAGAAAAGGAAGTATTAGGTACAGAATTAGAATTACCTGAAATTCCAGAAGAAGCAAAAGAAATTTTGAAAGAAATTGAAAAAGAAACAGAAACTATTGAAGAGGAAGAATTAAAAGATTTTAAGTTTGTCGAGGATATTCTTGAAAAGAAAAAGGAAGAAAAGTTTATTAGTATAGAAGATATAAAAAAAGAAGAAAAAAGCACTGAAGAATCAGAGTTTGAAACTACTGAGTTAAAGGAAAAATTTGATGTTGAAATTTTTGAAAAAAAAGAAGATATTTTACTGGAAAGAACTTTTTTTGAGGAAGAAAAAGAAGAAATAATAAAAGAAGCTGAAACTTTTGATATAAAGGAGATATTTGAAGAAAAAGAAGAAAAATTGAGTGGACATCCTTCTCAATTTTTAGAAGAAATTGAAAAGGAAGAAAAAATAGAAAAAAAAGAAGAATTAATAATTGGAGCTGAAGAAGAGGTTCCTTTAAGTGAAATTTTTAAAGAACCTGAAAGACCTTCTGAAAGTATAGAGGAAATTATTATAGAAAAATCAGAAGAAAAGGGACTTATAGAGTTAATTGAAGAGAAAAAGGAAGAGGTAAAATTTATTGAAGAAAAGAAAGAAATTACCGAAGAGGAGAAAAAGGAAGAAATTATAGGAAAGGAGCAAAAGCTTGAAATAAAAGAAGAAAAGGTTGAAGAAGCAGAATTACCAGAGGAAGTTTCAGAACTCTTTGAGGAATTTGAAGAAGAAAAAAAGGATATTGAACCAGAAAAATATGAGGAAAAACCCATAAAGGAGAAAACTGATGAAAAGGAAACGAGAGAAAAAAATTTCAGAAGTTTCATTGAGTGGATTAACCTCCTTAAAAAAGAGAGTTGA
- a CDS encoding NAD(P)H-dependent oxidoreductase subunit E — MSDSIKEKFKEILEYYDNNPFLSLIPILNFIQDEEGFISKDKIKEISKFLNIKENLIYETLTFYHFLSLEKKEKKTLYICKNISCLLEGAEEILEYLRENKDKLNFDFKECECIGLCDFAPAGLLDFKPLKNLSIEKIKELNEKI; from the coding sequence TTGAGTGATTCAATTAAGGAAAAGTTTAAAGAAATTCTGGAATATTACGATAATAATCCTTTTTTATCATTAATTCCAATTTTAAATTTTATTCAAGATGAAGAAGGCTTTATATCAAAGGATAAAATAAAAGAAATATCAAAATTCCTTAACATTAAAGAAAATTTAATTTATGAAACATTAACTTTTTATCATTTTTTAAGTTTAGAAAAAAAGGAAAAAAAAACTCTTTACATTTGTAAAAATATTTCCTGTTTACTTGAAGGTGCAGAGGAAATTCTTGAATATCTGAGGGAAAACAAAGATAAGTTAAATTTTGATTTTAAGGAATGTGAATGTATAGGTTTATGTGATTTTGCACCTGCAGGTCTTTTAGATTTTAAACCCTTAAAAAATTTAAGTATTGAAAAAATAAAAGAATTAAATGAAAAAATCTGA
- the efp gene encoding elongation factor P — protein MPEFRRGMVIKLEGKFYEVIDFQHIMMGRGQAHVKTKLKNVETGQVLEKTLREADYFEEVELREREATFSYAEGDNFIFYDSETYEEIVLNKEQIKNYLLYLKEGQEVRVQYINEKPVGIVLPSAVVLEVVETDPGVRGDTASGGSKPAKLETGLVVKVPLYIKVGEKIKVDTRTGEYIERA, from the coding sequence ATGCCTGAATTCAGACGTGGAATGGTTATAAAGTTAGAAGGAAAATTTTACGAGGTAATAGATTTTCAACATATAATGATGGGAAGAGGTCAAGCCCATGTAAAGACTAAATTAAAGAATGTGGAGACAGGACAGGTTCTTGAAAAAACATTAAGAGAGGCAGATTATTTTGAAGAAGTAGAATTGAGAGAAAGAGAAGCAACTTTTTCTTATGCAGAGGGGGATAATTTCATTTTTTATGATTCTGAAACCTATGAGGAAATTGTTTTAAATAAGGAGCAGATAAAAAATTATCTTTTATATCTTAAAGAAGGTCAGGAAGTAAGGGTTCAGTATATTAATGAAAAACCAGTTGGAATAGTTCTTCCGAGTGCAGTAGTTCTTGAGGTTGTTGAAACTGATCCAGGTGTGAGAGGAGATACTGCTTCAGGTGGTTCAAAACCTGCAAAGCTTGAAACAGGTCTTGTTGTAAAAGTTCCACTTTATATAAAGGTTGGTGAAAAAATAAAAGTTGATACAAGAACCGGGGAATATATAGAAAGAGCATGA
- a CDS encoding NADH-quinone oxidoreductase subunit J produces the protein MKILFLLLPLTTFLILISKKLSRLLFYFFLNSLITGILYFYLNNPLFGLLIIFLYIGTILVIFVFILPLIKIEKTLREGKFNLFIYLILSYILIFISFNISNYFDRKTIYFNIKKLSNFLIKDYIGFELVSVLLLVAIVGSFLLIRDES, from the coding sequence ATGAAAATTTTATTTTTACTTTTACCTCTTACCACCTTTTTAATTTTAATTTCTAAAAAATTATCCCGTCTTCTTTTTTATTTTTTCCTAAATTCGTTAATAACAGGAATTCTATATTTTTACTTGAATAATCCCTTATTTGGCCTTTTGATAATTTTTCTCTATATAGGGACAATCCTTGTAATTTTTGTTTTTATTTTACCCTTAATCAAAATTGAAAAAACTTTGAGGGAAGGGAAATTTAATCTTTTTATTTATCTTATATTATCCTATATTCTTATTTTTATTTCCTTTAATATTTCAAATTATTTTGATAGAAAAACAATTTATTTTAACATCAAAAAACTTAGCAATTTTCTTATAAAGGATTACATAGGTTTTGAGCTTGTTTCAGTTTTACTTTTAGTTGCTATTGTAGGTTCATTTTTGCTTATTAGGGATGAATCTTGA
- a CDS encoding PilT/PilU family type 4a pilus ATPase, which yields MAVDLKFLLKKMIEEEASDLHLKAGLPPIYRIHGKLIRTKMEPLTPKDLTEIVKVIMTEEQQKRFISRKELDFAIGVPGLGRFRVNCFIQRGSIAIAMRAIPTNIKTFEELNLPPVIKDICLNPRGLILVTGTTGSGKSTTLAAMINYINMNRAKHIITIEDPIEFLFKDEKSIISQREIGSDTYSFASALKYILRQDPDVILIGEIRDKATMDTAIKAADTGHLVMSTLHTLNATETINRIISFYPPHQHQHIRIMLASTLVAVISQRLIPRADGTGRVPAVEILINTPRIKELIMDETRQVEIPQAIEEGHYEYKMQTFDQSIMKLYKEGLITLEDALENVTNPDEFKLKLKGIKTAAETWDEPELKIE from the coding sequence ATGGCTGTTGATTTAAAATTTTTACTTAAAAAAATGATAGAAGAAGAAGCTTCAGATCTCCATTTAAAAGCAGGACTTCCCCCTATTTATAGAATTCATGGAAAACTTATAAGAACAAAGATGGAACCCCTAACTCCAAAAGATTTAACTGAAATAGTTAAGGTTATAATGACAGAAGAACAACAGAAAAGGTTCATATCAAGGAAGGAACTTGATTTTGCAATAGGTGTTCCAGGACTTGGAAGATTCAGAGTTAATTGTTTCATACAGAGGGGAAGTATAGCAATTGCAATGAGAGCTATTCCTACAAACATAAAAACCTTTGAAGAACTTAATTTACCCCCAGTTATAAAAGATATTTGTTTAAATCCAAGGGGACTCATTCTTGTTACAGGAACAACAGGAAGCGGAAAATCCACAACTCTTGCAGCAATGATAAATTATATTAACATGAACAGAGCAAAACACATAATCACAATTGAAGATCCAATTGAATTTTTATTTAAGGATGAAAAATCAATAATATCCCAAAGAGAAATAGGAAGTGATACCTATTCTTTTGCTTCAGCTTTAAAGTATATATTAAGACAGGACCCTGATGTTATACTGATTGGGGAAATTCGTGATAAGGCAACAATGGATACTGCTATAAAGGCAGCTGATACAGGACACCTTGTTATGTCTACCCTTCATACTTTAAATGCAACAGAAACAATTAACAGAATTATTTCCTTTTATCCCCCGCATCAACATCAGCATATAAGAATTATGCTCGCTTCAACTCTTGTTGCAGTTATTTCCCAGAGATTGATACCAAGAGCAGATGGAACAGGTAGAGTTCCTGCAGTTGAAATTCTTATTAACACACCAAGGATTAAAGAACTCATAATGGATGAAACAAGGCAGGTAGAAATACCGCAGGCAATTGAAGAAGGGCATTATGAATATAAGATGCAGACTTTTGACCAGTCAATTATGAAGTTATATAAGGAAGGTCTTATAACCCTTGAAGATGCTCTTGAAAATGTTACAAATCCTGATGAATTCAAACTCAAGCTTAAAGGTATAAAAACAGCTGCTGAAACCTGGGACGAACCCGAGCTTAAAATTGAGTGA
- the accB gene encoding acetyl-CoA carboxylase biotin carboxyl carrier protein — MKDKDLEKIEKLIELMDKKGLTEIEIKKPFLKIHLKREEKVKYKKPKLKFQEIELIESRGEEVEVKEKEEIKEREDKFYYITAPIVGTFYRAPAPDAEPYVEVGTHIKPGQVVCIIEAMKIMNEIESEVGGIVREILVKNGEPVEYGQKLFKIELT, encoded by the coding sequence ATGAAGGATAAAGATTTAGAGAAGATAGAAAAATTAATAGAATTAATGGACAAAAAAGGACTTACTGAGATTGAAATAAAAAAACCTTTTTTAAAAATCCATTTAAAGAGAGAAGAGAAAGTTAAATACAAAAAACCAAAATTAAAATTTCAGGAAATTGAATTAATTGAATCGAGAGGAGAGGAAGTTGAGGTAAAAGAAAAAGAAGAAATCAAAGAAAGGGAAGATAAATTTTATTATATAACTGCACCCATAGTCGGGACTTTTTATAGAGCCCCTGCACCCGATGCAGAGCCATATGTTGAAGTTGGAACTCATATAAAACCTGGACAGGTTGTTTGTATAATTGAAGCTATGAAAATTATGAATGAAATAGAATCAGAAGTAGGTGGTATTGTGAGGGAAATATTGGTTAAAAACGGTGAGCCCGTGGAATACGGGCAAAAATTATTTAAAATTGAATTAACTTAA
- a CDS encoding NADH-quinone oxidoreductase subunit K, whose product MNLESFAVIFSFFLSLLIILFKRSFVYFLIGVEIAFNSLLLLFVMNITKKGFENAPFFLYILAIIAGETAIGLSILLNLTKEREEDNYDI is encoded by the coding sequence ATGAATCTTGAAAGTTTTGCAGTAATCTTTTCTTTTTTCCTTTCTCTTTTAATAATTCTATTCAAAAGAAGTTTTGTTTATTTTTTAATTGGAGTTGAAATAGCTTTTAACTCTCTACTTCTTCTTTTTGTTATGAATATAACAAAAAAAGGTTTTGAAAATGCTCCCTTTTTCCTTTACATACTTGCCATAATTGCAGGTGAAACAGCAATAGGACTTTCTATTTTACTTAATTTAACAAAGGAAAGGGAAGAAGATAACTATGACATATAA
- the nuoF gene encoding NADH-quinone oxidoreductase subunit NuoF, translating into MKKSETLLIKKKYAENIDEYIQKGGFLSLKKVLGDRIPPEKVIEEVKKSGLRGRGGAGFPTGLKWSFIPKDGEKKFLICNADEGEPGTFKDREILLYAPYLLIEGMIISSYAIQAEVSYIYLRKEYKWIYDRIYKAIKESEEIGFLGKNILGSSFNHRIKIFVGAGAYICGEETALLESMEGKKGFPRLKPPYPANCGLFGYPTVINNVETLSNIPIIIEIGGDNYSKIGVPKSTGTRLISLSGIVKKKGVYEIEQGKITVREIIEDLGEGIKENYHLLGVIPGGISAPPLLPDEIDITYDFESIIEKGSMSGSGAIIVFGYKEDKKRELLKLLKSAVKFFKEESCGKCTPCREGTWAINDILEKIEKRETQIGEGIEIIDVLHKRMKGLCACPLGESCAIITESFLKKYSDVLK; encoded by the coding sequence ATGAAAAAATCTGAAACTCTTTTGATCAAAAAAAAATATGCTGAAAACATTGATGAATACATACAAAAAGGTGGATTCTTATCTCTTAAAAAAGTTTTAGGTGATAGAATTCCACCTGAAAAAGTTATTGAGGAGGTTAAAAAAAGTGGATTAAGGGGAAGGGGTGGAGCTGGTTTTCCTACAGGTTTAAAATGGTCTTTTATACCGAAAGATGGAGAAAAAAAATTTTTGATATGTAATGCTGATGAAGGAGAACCAGGAACTTTTAAGGACAGAGAAATTTTACTCTATGCACCTTATCTTTTAATTGAGGGAATGATAATTTCCTCCTATGCAATTCAGGCTGAAGTCTCATATATATATTTAAGAAAAGAATATAAGTGGATTTATGATAGAATTTATAAGGCAATAAAGGAATCAGAAGAAATAGGATTTCTGGGAAAAAATATTTTAGGAAGTTCCTTCAATCATAGAATAAAAATTTTTGTAGGAGCAGGTGCTTATATATGTGGTGAAGAAACAGCACTTCTTGAGTCAATGGAAGGTAAAAAGGGCTTCCCAAGGTTAAAACCACCTTATCCTGCAAATTGTGGTCTTTTTGGTTATCCTACAGTAATTAACAATGTTGAGACTCTTTCTAATATACCAATAATAATTGAAATAGGAGGGGATAATTATTCAAAAATAGGGGTTCCAAAAAGCACAGGGACAAGGCTTATATCTTTAAGTGGTATTGTTAAAAAAAAGGGAGTTTATGAAATTGAACAGGGAAAAATCACTGTAAGGGAAATAATTGAAGATTTAGGCGAAGGCATAAAAGAAAATTATCATCTTCTTGGGGTTATACCAGGTGGAATATCTGCACCTCCTCTTTTACCTGATGAGATTGATATTACCTACGATTTTGAATCAATTATAGAAAAAGGTTCTATGTCGGGTTCAGGTGCAATAATTGTTTTTGGTTATAAGGAGGATAAAAAAAGAGAACTTTTAAAATTATTAAAGAGTGCAGTTAAATTTTTCAAGGAGGAATCTTGTGGGAAATGCACCCCTTGTCGCGAGGGAACATGGGCAATAAATGATATTTTAGAAAAGATTGAGAAAAGAGAAACTCAAATTGGAGAAGGAATAGAAATAATAGATGTTCTTCATAAAAGAATGAAGGGGCTATGTGCTTGTCCCTTAGGGGAATCCTGCGCAATTATAACTGAATCCTTTTTAAAAAAATATTCAGATGTTTTAAAGTAA
- a CDS encoding aminopeptidase P family protein codes for MKRKREKKISEVSLSGLTSLKKRVDFLKNLLELNEADGFFINNLQNVFYLTGFTGSSGYVLITKNKNYFLTDFRYMLQSKKEISKLFKIVIIKKFDEIFDLLKEGKTLLCEKESLTLDLYEELKKKKLKIKPISSPVLDLRIYKNEEEIEKIKKAQKFSEKVLKKALSILKPDKTKEIELALEIEYEMKKNGFQVAFPTIVASGKNSALPHAKPRNVTIKNNSILLIDMGSVYKGYHSDMTRTFWVGNNPPDWFKEIYEITLNALLKVEEEIKVGMNVRDVDNVARAYITERGYGEKFGHGLGHGVGIEIHEKPSLSPRGKEIIDKGMVFTIEPGIYLENKGGVRIEDLAYINKKGELEILTGFTKRLKKI; via the coding sequence ATGAAAAGGAAACGAGAGAAAAAAATTTCAGAAGTTTCATTGAGTGGATTAACCTCCTTAAAAAAGAGAGTTGATTTTTTAAAGAATTTATTAGAACTTAATGAGGCTGATGGTTTTTTTATTAACAATCTACAGAATGTGTTTTATCTTACAGGTTTTACAGGTTCTTCAGGTTATGTTCTGATAACAAAAAATAAAAATTATTTTTTAACTGATTTCAGGTATATGTTACAGTCAAAAAAAGAAATTTCAAAGCTTTTTAAAATTGTAATAATAAAGAAATTTGATGAAATTTTTGACCTTTTAAAAGAGGGAAAAACTCTGCTCTGTGAAAAGGAGAGTTTAACCCTTGATTTATATGAAGAATTAAAAAAGAAAAAATTAAAAATAAAACCTATAAGTTCACCTGTTCTGGATTTGAGAATTTATAAAAATGAGGAGGAAATTGAAAAAATTAAAAAAGCACAGAAATTTTCAGAAAAAGTATTGAAAAAAGCACTATCTATTTTAAAACCAGATAAAACAAAGGAAATTGAACTTGCCTTGGAAATTGAATATGAGATGAAAAAAAATGGATTTCAAGTTGCTTTTCCTACAATAGTCGCTTCAGGTAAAAATTCAGCTTTGCCACATGCAAAGCCAAGAAATGTTACAATTAAAAACAATTCTATACTCCTTATTGATATGGGAAGTGTTTACAAAGGATATCACTCGGATATGACAAGAACCTTCTGGGTTGGTAATAATCCTCCTGACTGGTTTAAAGAGATTTATGAAATAACTCTGAATGCTTTACTTAAAGTTGAGGAAGAAATTAAAGTAGGGATGAATGTTAGGGATGTGGATAATGTGGCAAGAGCTTATATAACTGAAAGAGGTTATGGAGAAAAATTTGGTCATGGTTTAGGGCATGGTGTAGGAATTGAAATTCATGAAAAACCTTCACTTTCTCCAAGAGGAAAAGAAATAATTGATAAAGGTATGGTTTTCACAATAGAGCCTGGAATATATCTTGAAAATAAAGGTGGAGTTAGGATTGAGGATTTAGCTTATATAAATAAAAAAGGAGAACTTGAAATTCTAACAGGTTTTACAAAAAGACTTAAAAAAATTTAA
- a CDS encoding NADH-quinone oxidoreductase subunit L, producing the protein MTYKIIFLFLIISPLIGSLLQGILGFKNAKKSGFLATFFVFLSFILHFKFIGFEGEYFYIPFITFSDIDVNFSFLIDRLNFLMGLMVTLVSGLIHLYSTGYMKKDDSPYRYFAFLNLFVFFMLLIVYSGNFLLMFIGWEGVGLCSYLLISYESWRKEAKDAGTKAFLITRFADFGFILFLLIYYKIFNTFEISALLEEPSNPLIPLLLISGILAACGKSAQFPFYVWLPDAMEGPTPVSALIHAATMVTAGVFLLIKIFPLLSLYPQILNIIIFLSTLTFLLSGIIAIFERDLKRILAYSTISQIGYMFFAIGISYPLLAFLHLLTHAFFKALLFLSSGNVMHIIHKKIDIFETRGMRKIHPFTSYTFLLGSLALSGFPLTGGFISKELIINASFKNLFLFYLASIGAFLTSFYIMRGYVLCFEGELKINPQEKIEGVMNLSLLVLSIFVILTGLNIFEEFYFKNFGEEITFYNPILYQFFPLFLSITGIYLALKVYLKKPIQFNERISKILNFYDFFISKIVYGIINFLSKFFSTKFDRGLIDLLIVEGIGKLTILLGRLIFKLFKRKPSFYITLLILVFLLIIIFSI; encoded by the coding sequence ATGACATATAAAATAATTTTCCTTTTCCTTATTATTTCTCCACTTATTGGCTCTCTTTTACAGGGTATCCTCGGGTTTAAAAACGCAAAAAAAAGTGGTTTTTTAGCAACCTTTTTTGTTTTCCTTTCTTTCATTTTGCATTTTAAATTCATAGGTTTTGAAGGGGAATACTTTTACATTCCTTTTATCACCTTTTCTGATATAGATGTTAATTTTTCTTTTTTAATTGATAGACTAAATTTTTTAATGGGTTTAATGGTCACACTTGTTTCAGGTTTAATTCACCTTTATTCAACTGGTTATATGAAAAAAGATGATTCCCCTTACAGATATTTTGCCTTTTTAAATTTATTTGTTTTTTTCATGCTCCTTATAGTTTATTCAGGAAATTTTCTTCTCATGTTTATAGGATGGGAAGGGGTTGGACTTTGTTCTTATTTACTAATTTCCTATGAATCATGGAGAAAAGAAGCAAAAGATGCTGGGACAAAAGCTTTTCTTATAACGAGATTCGCGGATTTTGGTTTCATTTTATTTCTTTTAATTTATTACAAAATATTTAATACCTTTGAGATAAGTGCACTTTTAGAAGAACCTTCTAATCCTTTAATACCCCTTCTTTTAATTTCCGGAATTTTGGCAGCCTGTGGAAAGTCAGCTCAGTTTCCCTTTTATGTATGGTTACCTGATGCTATGGAAGGTCCAACTCCTGTTTCTGCACTTATTCATGCAGCTACAATGGTAACAGCAGGAGTTTTTTTGCTTATAAAAATTTTCCCACTGTTAAGTTTGTATCCACAAATTTTAAATATAATAATTTTTTTATCTACTTTAACCTTTTTATTATCAGGAATTATAGCAATTTTTGAAAGGGATTTAAAGAGAATTTTAGCTTATTCTACAATATCTCAGATTGGTTATATGTTTTTTGCAATAGGCATATCCTATCCACTTCTTGCCTTTCTTCACCTTTTAACCCATGCCTTTTTTAAAGCTCTTCTATTTTTATCCTCTGGAAATGTTATGCATATTATTCATAAAAAGATAGATATATTTGAAACAAGAGGAATGAGAAAAATTCATCCTTTTACTTCCTATACCTTTCTTTTAGGTTCCCTTGCACTTTCAGGTTTTCCTTTAACAGGCGGATTTATAAGTAAAGAACTTATAATAAATGCTTCTTTTAAAAATTTATTTTTATTTTATCTTGCTTCTATAGGTGCTTTTTTAACAAGTTTTTACATAATGAGGGGTTATGTATTATGTTTTGAGGGAGAATTAAAGATAAATCCTCAGGAAAAAATTGAAGGTGTGATGAATTTGTCCCTTTTAGTTTTATCAATTTTTGTTATTCTAACAGGTCTTAATATTTTTGAGGAATTTTATTTTAAAAATTTTGGAGAGGAAATTACTTTTTATAATCCTATTTTATATCAATTTTTTCCCTTGTTTTTATCAATAACAGGGATTTATCTTGCTCTTAAAGTTTATTTAAAAAAGCCTATCCAATTTAATGAAAGAATTAGTAAAATTTTAAATTTTTATGACTTTTTTATCTCAAAAATTGTTTACGGAATTATAAATTTCCTTTCAAAATTTTTTTCAACAAAATTTGATAGGGGTCTTATAGACCTTTTAATTGTAGAAGGTATTGGAAAATTAACTATTTTATTAGGTAGATTAATTTTTAAACTTTTCAAAAGAAAACCTTCCTTTTATATAACCCTTTTAATTCTTGTATTTTTACTTATAATAATTTTTTCAATTTGA
- the nuoI gene encoding NADH-quinone oxidoreductase subunit NuoI produces MLKPLILVFKHLFKKKKTIEYPEKKKEMYFRTRWKHRLQRWENGLERCIGCMLCAGACPTDAIYIEAEENDPENPISHAERYARVYEIDYGRCILCGFCVEACPTEALVMDKFFELAGTSRRGMVLTKDELLDPPQTPAKRAWLSFERRGDPKGGAIIIPKEETPQK; encoded by the coding sequence ATGTTAAAACCTTTAATCCTTGTTTTTAAGCATTTATTTAAAAAGAAAAAAACAATTGAGTATCCCGAAAAGAAGAAGGAAATGTATTTTAGAACAAGATGGAAACACAGATTGCAGAGATGGGAAAACGGACTTGAAAGATGCATAGGATGTATGTTATGTGCAGGAGCTTGCCCTACTGATGCCATTTATATTGAAGCTGAAGAAAATGATCCAGAAAATCCTATATCCCATGCTGAAAGATATGCAAGAGTTTACGAAATAGATTATGGAAGATGTATTTTATGTGGATTTTGTGTAGAAGCCTGTCCTACAGAAGCTCTTGTTATGGATAAATTTTTTGAACTCGCTGGAACTTCAAGGAGAGGAATGGTCCTTACAAAGGATGAACTTTTGGATCCTCCCCAAACTCCTGCAAAGAGAGCATGGTTATCTTTTGAGAGGAGGGGTGATCCAAAGGGTGGAGCTATTATTATTCCAAAAGAGGAAACTCCACAAAAATGA